The genomic DNA ATAAGGGTAATCGATTTCAAGAGATTAGTGAGATTTCTCGTAAGCTTAAGTTATTAGCGCGTGATTTGAATGTTTGTGTAGCAGCATTATCGCAATTATCTCGTTCTGTAGAGTCGCGGCAAGATAAGCGACCTCTTTTATCTGACCTAAGAGAGACTGGACAAATTGAGCAAGATGCGGATGTGATTATGCTTATGTATCGCGAGGATTATTACGATAAGGAAACGAAGCAGAAAGAGATGACGGAGATTCATGTGGCGAAGCATCGGAATGGGCCTGTGGGGAGTTTTAAGCTGAGATTTTTGAAGGAGTTTGGGAGGTTTGTGGAGGGGAAATAGTGAAAAGACTGGAGTATCACTTTGCATATAAAATAAAGCATAAGTTTTCCATTGTATTCACTTATGCTTTATTTTTTGAATATGTTTGTTATTTTTCCATAAAGAAAGATTGTCTCTCTGTAGTAATCCATTGCTCCAAGTCATCTTGGCTACGTCGGACAAGTCGATTTACTAAAACATCATGCCATACATAATCCTCTAATAGGTATATATGAACGGGGTCATCTGTATAAAAAGCAACATTACGTTCTTCAAGTGATGGTCCATAAATCATCTCTTTAGAATCTATCGATAAAATAAACCAATGTTCTGTAGAGAGGGTTTCTGTATAAGCTGTTATACGATGGGCTTCTAGATTTTTAATGGGATTTTCAACATGCAAGGTAATGCCTTGTACTGTGACTTTATCGGCTACCTCAGCTAGATCCTCTTTTAACGCTTCATACATTTCATCCCACATCGAAATGACAATACGTTGTTCTGCTTTTTTTATTAATGTCTGACAGTAGCTAATGATTGTTTGATTGTCTTTTAAAGTAATTACTCGATTATCCGTTTTTTCCTCGGAAGTTTCTAGTTTTTTTAATGAATCACTAATTCCTTCATAAGTAGACTGCCATTCTGATTGAGCCTTCTGTAAAAAGATTTCAACAGGTAGAGGTGAATAGCGAGTGGTGTCATTTATTTCTTCTTTCATGACAATTCCTTTTTCTACAAGGTTACCTAAAATCTCATAAATTCGCGCTCTGGGGACACCCGAATCCTTACTTACTTGATAGGCTGTGACAGGCCCCTGTTTAACAAGAGATACATAAGATTTAGCTTCATATTCATTAAAACCAATTTTTTTAAGCTGTTGCACTATGTAGTCCACTTTTTTGTCCTCCGATGTTTGCTTTTATATTTTAACGTTACAATAACTCTTTACATTTAGCAAATTGGTAGTTACTATTACAATAGTGACTAAAGGGGAGGCTACTAGTATGGATTTTTATTTAGACCCATCTGTATTAATGATTTTGATTGTTTTTGGATTTGTAGCTGCATTTATTGATTCAGTTGTAGGTGGTGGTGGATTAATCGCCTTACCAGCTTTATTATTTACGGGATTGAATCCAGCAAGTGCAGTAGCCACAAATAAGCTAGCATCGACAATGGGAAGTGCAACTAGTAATATTGTGTTTTATCGTTCTGGTAATCTTGATTTAAAATCGGCGTTTAAATTATTTCCAATCACTTTCATAGGTTCCATAATAGGGGCATGGACCGTTCATTTAATGAACCCAGAAGTACTGAAGCCATTAATGCTGATCATGCTTGGTGTGGTCGCTATTTATACGATATTCAAGAAGGATTGGGGAAGTATTTCTACTCATAAAAAATTGTCTGGTCGACACGTCATTATGTTTACCTTTTTTATTTTTGCTATTGGTTTTTATGATGGATTTCTAGGTCCTGGTACAGGTTCATTTTTAATGTTTTCTCTT from Bacillus basilensis includes the following:
- a CDS encoding TrmB family transcriptional regulator is translated as MDYIVQQLKKIGFNEYEAKSYVSLVKQGPVTAYQVSKDSGVPRARIYEILGNLVEKGIVMKEEINDTTRYSPLPVEIFLQKAQSEWQSTYEGISDSLKKLETSEEKTDNRVITLKDNQTIISYCQTLIKKAEQRIVISMWDEMYEALKEDLAEVADKVTVQGITLHVENPIKNLEAHRITAYTETLSTEHWFILSIDSKEMIYGPSLEERNVAFYTDDPVHIYLLEDYVWHDVLVNRLVRRSQDDLEQWITTERQSFFMEK
- a CDS encoding TSUP family transporter; this translates as MDFYLDPSVLMILIVFGFVAAFIDSVVGGGGLIALPALLFTGLNPASAVATNKLASTMGSATSNIVFYRSGNLDLKSAFKLFPITFIGSIIGAWTVHLMNPEVLKPLMLIMLGVVAIYTIFKKDWGSISTHKKLSGRHVIMFTFFIFAIGFYDGFLGPGTGSFLMFSLLFIGYDFLKAAGTAKFLNLGSNVGALLMFMYVGQVNYVYGFIMGIAQIAGGIVGSRFAIKKGSGYVRALFITVTCLLLAKNLYDYIQ